A single Eulemur rufifrons isolate Redbay chromosome 9, OSU_ERuf_1, whole genome shotgun sequence DNA region contains:
- the LOC138391729 gene encoding polyadenylate-binding protein 1-like isoform X1, which translates to MNPSAPSYPMASLYVGDLHPDVIEAMLYEKFSPAGPILSIRVCRDMITRRSLGYAYVNFQQPADAERALDTMNFDVIKGKPVRIMWSQRDPSLRKSGVGNIFIKNLDKSIDNKALHDTLSAFGNILSCKVVCDENGSKGYGFVHFETQEAAERAIEKLNGMLLNDRKVFVGRFKSRKEREAELGARAKEFTNVYIKNFGEDTDDERLKDLFGKFGPALSVKVMTGESGKSKGFGFVSFERHEDAQRAVDEMNGKELNGKQIYVGRAQKKVERQTELQRKFEQMKQDRITRYQGVNLYVKNLNDGIDDERLRKEFSPFGTITSAKVMMEGGRSKGFGFVCFSSREEATKAVTEMNGRIVATKPLSVALAQHKEECQPHLTNQYMQRMASIPAVPNPVINPYQPAPPSGYFMAAIPQTQNRAAYYLPIQIAQLRASPCWTAQRARPHPFQNMPGAIRPAAPRPRFSTMRPASSQVPRVMSTQRVANTSTQTMGPRPAAAAAAATPAVHTVPQYKYAAGVRNPQRHLNAQPQVTMEQPAVHVQGQEPLTASMLASAPPQEQKQMLGEWLFPLIQAMHPTLAGKITGMLLEIENSELLHILESPESLRSKVDEAVAVLQAHQAKEAAQKAVNSATGVPTV; encoded by the coding sequence ATGAACCCCAGCGCCCCCAGCTACCCCATGGCCTCGCTCTACGTGGGGGACCTACACCCCGACGTGATCGAGGCGATGCTCTACGAGAAGTTCAGCCCGGCCGGGCCCATCCTCTCCATCCGGGTCTGCAGGGACATGATCACCCGCCGCTCCTTGGGCTACGCGTACGTGAACTTCCAGCAGCCGGCGGACGCGGAGCGTGCTTTGGACACCATGAATTTTGATGTTATCAAGGGCAAGCCAGTACGCATCATGTGGTCTCAGCGTGATCCATCACTTCGCAAAAGTGGAGTAGGCaacatattcattaaaaatttggACAAATCCATTGATAATAAAGCACTGCATGATACATTGTCTGCTTTTGGTAACATCCTTTCATGTAAGGTGGTTTGTGATGAAAATGGTTCCAAGGGCTATGGATTTGTACACTTTGAGACACAGGAAGCAGCTGAAAGAGCAATTGAAAAACTGAATGGGATGCTTCTAAATGATCGCAAAGTATTTGTTGGACGATTTAAGTCTCgtaaagaaagagaagcagaactCGGAGCTAGGGCAAAAGAGTTCACCAATGTTTACATCAAGAATTTTGGAGAAGACACGGATGATGAGCGCCTTAAGGATCTCTTTGGCAAGTTTGGCCCTGCCTTAAGTGTGAAAGTAATGACTGGTGAAAGTGGAAAATCCAAAGGATTTGGATTTGTAAGCTTTGAAAGGCATGAAGATGCACAGAGAGCTGTGGATGAGATGAATGGAAAGGAGCtcaatggaaaacaaatatacGTTGGTCGAGCTCAGAAAAAAGTGGAACGGCAGACGGAACTTCAGCGCAAATTTGAACAGATGAAGCAAGACAGGATCACCAGATACCAGGGTGTTAACCTTTATGTGAAAAATCTTAATGATGGTATTGATGATGAACGTCTCCGGAAAGAGTTTTCTCCATTTGGTACAATCACTAGTGCAAAGGTTATGATGGAGGGTGGTCGCAGCAAAGGGTTTGGTTTTGTATGTTTCTCCTCACGAGAAGAAGCCACTAAAGCAGTTACAGAAATGAATGGTAGAATTGTGGCCACCAAGCCATTGTCTGTAGCTTTAGCTCAGCACAAAGAAGAGTGCCAGCCTCACCTCACTAACCAGTATATGCAGAGAATGGCAAGTATACCAGCTGTGCCCAACCCAGTAATCAACCCCTATCAGCCAGCACCTCCTTCAGGTTACTTCATGGCAGCTATCCCACAGACTCAGAACCGTGCTGCATACTATCTTCCTATCCAAATTGCTCAACTAAGAGCAAGTCCTTGCTGGACTGCTCAGCGTGCCAGACCTCATCCATTCCAAAATATGCCCGGTGCTATCCGCCCAGCCGCTCCTAGACCACGATTTAGTACTATGAGACCAGCTTCTTCCCAGGTTCCACGAGTCATGTCAACACAGCGTGTTGCTAACACATCAACACAGACAATGGGTCCACgtcctgcagctgctgctgctgcagctacTCCTGCTGTCCACACCGTTCCACAGTACAAATATGCTGCAGGAGTTCGTAATCCTCAACGACATCTTAATGCACAGCCACAAGTTACCATGGAACAGCCTGCTGTTCATGTACAAGGTCAGGAACCTTTGACTGCTTCCATGTTGGCATCTGCCCCTCCTCAAGAGCAAAAGCAAATGTTGGGTGAATGGCTGTTTCCTCTTATTCAAGCCATGCACCCTACTCTTGCTGGCAAAATCACTGGCATGTTGTTGGAGATTGAGAATTCAGAACTTCTTCATATTCTTGAGTCTCCAGAGTCTCTCCGTTCTAAGGTTGATGAAGCTGTAGCTGTACTACAAGCCCACCAAGCTAAAGAGGCTGCCCAGAAAGCAGTTAACAGTGCCACTGGTGTTCCAACTGTTTAA
- the LOC138391729 gene encoding polyadenylate-binding protein 1-like isoform X2, whose translation MNPSAPSYPMASLYVGDLHPDVIEAMLYEKFSPAGPILSIRVCRDMITRRSLGYAYVNFQQPADAERALDTMNFDVIKGKPVRIMWSQRDPSLRKSGVGNIFIKNLDKSIDNKALHDTLSAFGNILSCKVVCDENGSKGYGFVHFETQEAAERAIEKLNGMLLNDRKVFVGRFKSRKEREAELGARAKEFTNVYIKNFGEDTDDERLKDLFGKFGPALSVKVMTGESGKSKGFGFVSFERHEDAQRAVDEMNGKELNGKQIYVGRAQKKVERQTELQRKFEQMKQDRITRYQGVNLYVKNLNDGIDDERLRKEFSPFGTITSAKVMMEGGRSKGFGFVCFSSREEATKAVTEMNGRIVATKPLSVALAQHKEECQPHLTNQYMQRMASIPAVPNPVINPYQPAPPSGYFMAAIPQTQNRAAYYLPIQIAQLRASPCWTAQRARPQPAVHVQGQEPLTASMLASAPPQEQKQMLGEWLFPLIQAMHPTLAGKITGMLLEIENSELLHILESPESLRSKVDEAVAVLQAHQAKEAAQKAVNSATGVPTV comes from the exons ATGAACCCCAGCGCCCCCAGCTACCCCATGGCCTCGCTCTACGTGGGGGACCTACACCCCGACGTGATCGAGGCGATGCTCTACGAGAAGTTCAGCCCGGCCGGGCCCATCCTCTCCATCCGGGTCTGCAGGGACATGATCACCCGCCGCTCCTTGGGCTACGCGTACGTGAACTTCCAGCAGCCGGCGGACGCGGAGCGTGCTTTGGACACCATGAATTTTGATGTTATCAAGGGCAAGCCAGTACGCATCATGTGGTCTCAGCGTGATCCATCACTTCGCAAAAGTGGAGTAGGCaacatattcattaaaaatttggACAAATCCATTGATAATAAAGCACTGCATGATACATTGTCTGCTTTTGGTAACATCCTTTCATGTAAGGTGGTTTGTGATGAAAATGGTTCCAAGGGCTATGGATTTGTACACTTTGAGACACAGGAAGCAGCTGAAAGAGCAATTGAAAAACTGAATGGGATGCTTCTAAATGATCGCAAAGTATTTGTTGGACGATTTAAGTCTCgtaaagaaagagaagcagaactCGGAGCTAGGGCAAAAGAGTTCACCAATGTTTACATCAAGAATTTTGGAGAAGACACGGATGATGAGCGCCTTAAGGATCTCTTTGGCAAGTTTGGCCCTGCCTTAAGTGTGAAAGTAATGACTGGTGAAAGTGGAAAATCCAAAGGATTTGGATTTGTAAGCTTTGAAAGGCATGAAGATGCACAGAGAGCTGTGGATGAGATGAATGGAAAGGAGCtcaatggaaaacaaatatacGTTGGTCGAGCTCAGAAAAAAGTGGAACGGCAGACGGAACTTCAGCGCAAATTTGAACAGATGAAGCAAGACAGGATCACCAGATACCAGGGTGTTAACCTTTATGTGAAAAATCTTAATGATGGTATTGATGATGAACGTCTCCGGAAAGAGTTTTCTCCATTTGGTACAATCACTAGTGCAAAGGTTATGATGGAGGGTGGTCGCAGCAAAGGGTTTGGTTTTGTATGTTTCTCCTCACGAGAAGAAGCCACTAAAGCAGTTACAGAAATGAATGGTAGAATTGTGGCCACCAAGCCATTGTCTGTAGCTTTAGCTCAGCACAAAGAAGAGTGCCAGCCTCACCTCACTAACCAGTATATGCAGAGAATGGCAAGTATACCAGCTGTGCCCAACCCAGTAATCAACCCCTATCAGCCAGCACCTCCTTCAGGTTACTTCATGGCAGCTATCCCACAGACTCAGAACCGTGCTGCATACTATCTTCCTATCCAAATTGCTCAACTAAGAGCAAGTCCTTGCTGGACTGCTCAGCGTGCCAGACCTC AGCCTGCTGTTCATGTACAAGGTCAGGAACCTTTGACTGCTTCCATGTTGGCATCTGCCCCTCCTCAAGAGCAAAAGCAAATGTTGGGTGAATGGCTGTTTCCTCTTATTCAAGCCATGCACCCTACTCTTGCTGGCAAAATCACTGGCATGTTGTTGGAGATTGAGAATTCAGAACTTCTTCATATTCTTGAGTCTCCAGAGTCTCTCCGTTCTAAGGTTGATGAAGCTGTAGCTGTACTACAAGCCCACCAAGCTAAAGAGGCTGCCCAGAAAGCAGTTAACAGTGCCACTGGTGTTCCAACTGTTTAA